The region CCTTACGCGCACAGGGGCCAAAAAAGATGGCTCAAGGCTACTTTACCTGACTGGCCGACGCAAGCTGTCCACCGCCTGAAGCACGTATTGCGCCGCATTTTTAGGCGGTTTTGACAATAAAAAAGGTCCGGCGTGCCGGACCTTGCGCGTCACCTGCGTAAATCAGAACGAGGTGCGTTTGTAGCTGCGGTACTGTGGCCGCCAGAAGTTGTGTTCAATGGCCTTCGACAGCGCTTCTTCAGAGGTGACTACCGCCATTCCCTGCAGCTGCGCCGCTTTGCCCACTTCCATCGCGATGCACTTGGATACGCCCTGAATATCGTCGATATTCGGCAACAGCGCGCCATGTCCGTCGGTCGCCAGCGGCGAACAATCTGCCAGCGCGCGGCTGGCGGCCATCAGCATGGCGTCGGTCACGCGGGTAGCGCCGGAGGCCAGCACGCCCAAACCAATCCCCGGGAAGATATAGGAGTTGTTGCATTGGGCAATAGGGAACAGCTGGTCTTTATAGCTCACCGGCGCAAACGGGCTGCCGGTCGCGACCAGCGCGGCGCCGTCGGTCCAGTTGATGATGTCTTCCGGGCGGGCTTCCACGCGTGAGGTCGGGTTGGACAGCGGCATGACGATCGGGCGCGGGCAATGCTTGTGCATTTCGCGGATCAGCTCTTCGGTAAACAGGCCCGGCTGGCCGGAAACGCCGATCAAAATGCTGGGTTTGGCGTTACGCACCACGTCCAGCAGAGAGATGGCGTCGCTGGACGTCTGCCATGAAGCCAGGTTTTCGCTCTTTTGCACCAGCTTGCTCTGGAAATCGAGCAGGTTGGGCAGTTTGTCGGTCAGCAGGCCGAAACGGTCAACCATGAAGACCTGGGCGCGGGCTTCGTCTTCGCTCAGTCCTTCGGATTTCATCTGCGCGATAATCTGTTCGGCGATGCCGCAACCGGCTGAACCGGCGCCAAGGAAGGTCACGGTTTGGTCGCGCAGTTGGCTGCCGGCGGCGCGGCTGGCGGCGATCAGGCTGCCAAGGGTGACCGCGGCGGTGCCTTGAATATCGTCGTTGAAGCAGCAAATCTCATCGCGATAGCGGTTCAACAACGGCGTGGCGTTGTTCTGCGCGAAGTCTTCGAATTGCAGCAGCACGTTTGGCCAGCGGCGTTTTACTGCCTGAACGAACTCTTCGACAAAGGCGTGGTATTCATCGCCGGAGATGCGCGGGTGGCGCCAGCCCATGTACAGCGGATCGTTGAGGCGCTGTGGGTTGTTGGTGCCAACGTCCAGCACGACCGGCAGGGTATAGGCCGGGCTGATGCCGCCACAGGCGGTATACAGCGACAGCTTGCCGATAGGAATGCCCATGCCGCCGATGCCCTGATCGCCTAGGCCGAGAATACGCTCACCGTCGGTGACCACGATCACTTTAACGTTCTGCTTGGTGGCGTTTTGCAGCATGTCGTCGATGCGATCGCGGTTTGGGTAGGAGATAAACAGCCCGCGCGCGCGGCGGTAGATATCGGAGAAATGCTCACAGGCTTCGCCGACCGTCGGGGTGTAGATGATGGGCATCATCTCGCTCAGATGCGCATCCAGCAGGCGGTAGAACAGGGTTTCGTTGGTATCCTGGATATTGCGCAGATAGATGTGTTTGTCGTTGTCGTTCTTGAAATCCTGATACTGACGATAGGCGCGTTCAACCTGCTCTTCGATGGTTTCCACCGCTTCGGGCAGTAAACCGTGCAGGTTGAAATGGCTGCGTTCATCCTCGGTAAAGGCGCTGCCTTTGTTCAGCAGCGGAAATTCCAGCAGAATCGGGCCGGCGTAGGGGATGTAGAGGGGGCGTTTGCTTTCGTATTCAAGTTCCATTGTTTTGCTCTTCAACGTATCGGATAACTTTTATGATGCCGATCCTAAAAGATCGGGAAAATATGTACAGCAATTGTTATCGGATCATGAGGTAAATTGGCGTAATTATCGACGATCACGTCCTAATTTAACTAAAGAAAGTGTTTTAAGACGTGAATGCCATTGTAATCGGCTTGCGGGGCTGTTAACAGCGGTGCCGGGTGGCACCGCCGCGATCGGGATCAGAAAGTGATGCGGCTGACGTTTTGGCAACCCAGCGCTTCCAGCGTGGCACGGGTGGCGTCCCACTGGGTGAAGATGGCGGTTTGTGGCTCAGCCAGTACCGCGCGGCGGATTTTCCGGCAGTCGCGTCCGGAGACGTTCAGCAGAATCAACGCGGCTTGCAGCGGCGGCAGGCTCGGGTTAAAGGCCGCGTTCTCCGCATAGCGCCCGGCGTAAATCGTGCCGTCTTCTGCCTCCAGCGCGACGCCGCTATGGGCGTTACTGTAGGGCGCATGGCTCTGGTTGGCGGCGGCCAGCGCGGCTTTCTCCAGTTCGTCAGACAGCGCCAGTTGGTAGCCCTGATCGACCCGGTCCATCAGCAGCGTGGCGATATCCAGGTCTTTCGGGCCGAACGAATCCGGCAGATAATCGCCAAGCGTGGCCGGCTCACGGCCGGGCAGGCGAATTTGCAGGCCGCTACCGCTGTTCAGTTCATTCATAAACTGGCGGCAGTGGCCGCAAGGCGTGTAGTTAACGGTGATGGAGGCCAGACCAGGTTCACCGCGCAACCAGGCGTGGGTCACCGCGCACTGTTCCGCATGGATGGTTTGTTGCATCGGCGCACCGCTGAATTCCATATTGGCGCCAAAATAGAGATTGCCGCTCTGGCCGCGGGCAATGGCGCCGACGTGGAAATGGGAGATCGGCGTTAACGAGCAGGCCGCTGCCAGAGGCAACAGGGCAAATGCCAGAGCATCATCATCCAGCCCGCAGCGCTGCTTGATCGCGTCTACCTGCTGCGCCTCGAACATGGCCGGAAAAGCAGGCGCATCAAAATAAGGCAGCAGGACGGATTGCAATGTCGCGGACAGTTCGCCGAAAGCGGTGTGAAAACGCGGGTGCATAGAAACTCTCTCTACAGGTTAACGGGATAACATTTTAGGCAGCCTTTTGGCAATAAAGTGTGATTAAAGTCTCTTTATTGATGAAATCAATGCAATGAAAACGATAAATGCGGGATGTATCGCAAGTTTCTAACCCGTTAACCGAACAAATGCAGCAACACCGGGAAGACAAAGGGCGCCAGCAGCGAAGTGATAATCCCGCAAATCACCAGCGCCAGCGAGCTGAAGGCGCCTTCCTGGTAGTCCATTTCCGCACAGCGTGCCGTGCCTATGGCGTGCGAAGCGGTGCCCATCGCCAGGCCGCGTGCAGAACGGGTGGTGATTTTCAGTACTCTGAACAGCGAATGGCCGAATATCGAGCCGAATATGCCGGCGAAAATAACGCAGACGGCGCTGATGGCGGGGATGCCGCCAAGGGATCCCGCTACCGCCATGGCGATCGGCGTAGTGACGGATTTCGGCATGATCGACGCGGCAATTTCCGGCGTTGCGCCCATCCACAGCGCGATGGCGCCGCCGCTGATCATCGCCGTCATGCTGCCGATAAAGCACACTGCGATAATCGACTTCCAGCGGGCGCGGATCTGATGCAACTGCTCATACAGCGGGAAGGCCAGCGCCACCACCGCCGGTTGCAGCAAGTCGTTGAGGATCTTGCTGCCCTGAAAATAGCGTTCATAGGGAATGCCGGTCAGCAGCAGCAGGGGAATGATCACCGCCATGGAAACCAGCAGCGGGTTCAGCAGCGGCATCTTCAGCCGTTGTGCCAGCCAGCGTGCAGCAAAGTAGACCAGCAAGGTTAACGGCAATGACCACCAGATTTCATGGATCATTTTTTACCCTCCGCAGGTTCGTCACTGCCGATGATTTTACGCTCGCGGTGAAAATAGTGAGAGGTGCAGGCGACGACGATCAGCACCATCAGGGTGCTGATCACGCAGGAAACCACCAGCGGGCTGAGATGTTCGATGATTTGCTCGTAATAGTTCATCACGCCGACGCCAATCGGCACGAACAGCAGCACCATATAGCGGATCAGCAGATGACAACCGGGCTTGACCCACTTCGCCGGCAAAATTTGGCTGGAGAGCAGGGCAAACAGGAGCAGCATGCCGATAATGCTACCGGGAATGGCGATCGGCAGTAGCGCTGTAATGGCATTGCCGGCAAACAAGCAGAGGTAGATAAGGACGATTGCCCTCAGGTATTTCCAGCACAGTGTAAGCACGTTTGCCATCACCTTTTCCCGTTTAACTGATGTATTCATCATACAATTAAACTGTGACCTGCGCCACAAATCACACCATGAATTCTCTCTATGACACCGATGCTGACAGCACCGGCGAAAGGTCGCGCGCGGCCTTATTCCACGTGTGTGACGATCGCATTGAGTGACTGCTTTTGCGCCAGCCGGTGGCCGAGGAAAAAGAATAGCAGGCTCAATAACGCGGCGGCAATCAACATCAAAAACATCAATGGCGGTGCGGCGTAGCTGAGGATAAAACCGCAGATCACCGGGTTGATGGCGCCGCCCAACGCACTGAGGTTTTGCACGCCATAGTAGCTGCCTTTCAGATGCGGCGGCGCGATAAAGTCGATGAACATATATTCCACCGGGATGACGATAATCTCCCCCAGCGTGAATATCGCCATGGCCACGGCCCACAGCCACACGGATTGCCCCGCCAGCATAAAACCGATCAGCCCGACAATGAAAAACGCCGTGCCCAGCGCCAGCCAGCGCAGCATGTTTTCCTGACGCATGCCCCGGCTCAGCAAATACTGCAACGCGATGACGATGCAGGCATTGACGATCATCACCACGCCAATGATTTTGTACGCGAATTCGGCGTTCGAGACGATAATCAGGTATTGCGACAGGTAGCCGGTGAACTGGCCGAAAACGACCGCCCCCAGCGTACTGCCGAGCGTAAAGTAAATCAGCCGGCGATCGCTGCGCAGGATGGCCAGCGTCTGACGAAAGTCAGGCAATGTGGTCGGTGCGGATTCGGCTGCCGCAGGCTGACCTGGGTGCAACTGCCCACGCAGACGAAAGCTCAGCGTCGCCACCGTCAATAAGGCCAGCCCACCGGAGAGGTAGAACGGCAGCAGCGGGTTCAGCCCGGCCACCATCACGCCCAGAGATGACCCCATGGCCCAGCCGACATTCACCAGCGTGTAGTTGAGCGAAAAGGCTTTTATGCGCTGCGTGACCGGCAGCCAGTCGGCAAAGCACGCTTTAATGGTGATGCCCAGCACCGAATAGGCAGTATGCAGGATCGCCAGCACCAGAACGATGCCGCCCGGGCGCGGGATCCACGGGATGGCGAAAAAGCTCAGGGCGAACAGTAAAATGGAAAGCAGGATCAAGGTGTTTTTGTTGAACTTGTCCACCAGGTAGCCGCCATACAGGCTGGCGAAAATGCCGATCGTCAGGCTGATGCCCAGAATAATGCCGACGCTTTTCGGCAAAAGGTGGAAATGCCCGGTGAGGTAAATGGTAATGAACGGCAGCGTGACGCCGCGGCCTATGGTCAATACCAGCGAGCTGGCCAGCAGTGCGATGATCAGCGGTGGGAATCCCTTCATGTCAGACCTGTTTATGCATACAGTTATTAAGCGATGTTGATAACATAGCTTATTTTGGCCGGCTGGGAAGATGTTGTATGAAAAAAAGAGGCAACCTCCGCGACTTTCAAGCGGCCGTTGCCTTAGGGGGGCTGCATGCAGCCCCCCTGTTCTGCCTGGAGGGAGCGGAGGAAGGTTATTTTCCCGATTTGGCTTGCAGCGTGGCGAACCACGGCTGGATAAAATCGCTGCTGCTGCCCCAGCCCGGGATGATTTTTGCCAGCCCGGCCACGTTGACCGGCCCCGGCTGGCTGGCCAGCAACGCCTGCGGAATAGACGCCGCCTTGAACTCATAGGTTGCAGGCGTAGCTTCACCGGCAATCTTGTTCGCCACCAGACGCAGATTTACCGCACCAATCAGCTTGGTATCCACCGCGACGCTGACCTTCCACGGGCTATTGGCTTCGCGCATCAGCTGCAGATCCTGATTGGAAATATCGATGCTGTAGAGTTTGATTTCGGTACGGCCGTTTTCTTTCAGCGCCTTGTAGGCACCCTGACTAAAGGCGTCCCAGGTGCCCCAGATAGCGTCAATCTTGCCTTTCGGGTACTTGGCCAGTACGGCGCCCACCTTGTTGG is a window of Serratia plymuthica DNA encoding:
- a CDS encoding NAD-dependent malic enzyme, with protein sequence MELEYESKRPLYIPYAGPILLEFPLLNKGSAFTEDERSHFNLHGLLPEAVETIEEQVERAYRQYQDFKNDNDKHIYLRNIQDTNETLFYRLLDAHLSEMMPIIYTPTVGEACEHFSDIYRRARGLFISYPNRDRIDDMLQNATKQNVKVIVVTDGERILGLGDQGIGGMGIPIGKLSLYTACGGISPAYTLPVVLDVGTNNPQRLNDPLYMGWRHPRISGDEYHAFVEEFVQAVKRRWPNVLLQFEDFAQNNATPLLNRYRDEICCFNDDIQGTAAVTLGSLIAASRAAGSQLRDQTVTFLGAGSAGCGIAEQIIAQMKSEGLSEDEARAQVFMVDRFGLLTDKLPNLLDFQSKLVQKSENLASWQTSSDAISLLDVVRNAKPSILIGVSGQPGLFTEELIREMHKHCPRPIVMPLSNPTSRVEARPEDIINWTDGAALVATGSPFAPVSYKDQLFPIAQCNNSYIFPGIGLGVLASGATRVTDAMLMAASRALADCSPLATDGHGALLPNIDDIQGVSKCIAMEVGKAAQLQGMAVVTSEEALSKAIEHNFWRPQYRSYKRTSF
- a CDS encoding CidA/LrgA family protein encodes the protein MANVLTLCWKYLRAIVLIYLCLFAGNAITALLPIAIPGSIIGMLLLFALLSSQILPAKWVKPGCHLLIRYMVLLFVPIGVGVMNYYEQIIEHLSPLVVSCVISTLMVLIVVACTSHYFHRERKIIGSDEPAEGKK
- the cdd gene encoding cytidine deaminase; protein product: MHPRFHTAFGELSATLQSVLLPYFDAPAFPAMFEAQQVDAIKQRCGLDDDALAFALLPLAAACSLTPISHFHVGAIARGQSGNLYFGANMEFSGAPMQQTIHAEQCAVTHAWLRGEPGLASITVNYTPCGHCRQFMNELNSGSGLQIRLPGREPATLGDYLPDSFGPKDLDIATLLMDRVDQGYQLALSDELEKAALAAANQSHAPYSNAHSGVALEAEDGTIYAGRYAENAAFNPSLPPLQAALILLNVSGRDCRKIRRAVLAEPQTAIFTQWDATRATLEALGCQNVSRITF
- a CDS encoding MFS transporter, which gives rise to MKGFPPLIIALLASSLVLTIGRGVTLPFITIYLTGHFHLLPKSVGIILGISLTIGIFASLYGGYLVDKFNKNTLILLSILLFALSFFAIPWIPRPGGIVLVLAILHTAYSVLGITIKACFADWLPVTQRIKAFSLNYTLVNVGWAMGSSLGVMVAGLNPLLPFYLSGGLALLTVATLSFRLRGQLHPGQPAAAESAPTTLPDFRQTLAILRSDRRLIYFTLGSTLGAVVFGQFTGYLSQYLIIVSNAEFAYKIIGVVMIVNACIVIALQYLLSRGMRQENMLRWLALGTAFFIVGLIGFMLAGQSVWLWAVAMAIFTLGEIIVIPVEYMFIDFIAPPHLKGSYYGVQNLSALGGAINPVICGFILSYAAPPLMFLMLIAAALLSLLFFFLGHRLAQKQSLNAIVTHVE
- a CDS encoding CidB/LrgB family autolysis modulator is translated as MIHEIWWSLPLTLLVYFAARWLAQRLKMPLLNPLLVSMAVIIPLLLLTGIPYERYFQGSKILNDLLQPAVVALAFPLYEQLHQIRARWKSIIAVCFIGSMTAMISGGAIALWMGATPEIAASIMPKSVTTPIAMAVAGSLGGIPAISAVCVIFAGIFGSIFGHSLFRVLKITTRSARGLAMGTASHAIGTARCAEMDYQEGAFSSLALVICGIITSLLAPFVFPVLLHLFG